The Betta splendens chromosome 7, fBetSpl5.4, whole genome shotgun sequence genome includes a window with the following:
- the wnt1 gene encoding protein Wnt-1 — translation MRSLALLLGVKAACILLVSSLSGTGAVNNSGRWWGIVNVASSSNLLTNSKNVQLVLDPSLALLSRRQRRLIRQNPGILHAIAAGLHTAIKECKWQFRNRRWNCPTTHSPAVFGKIVNRGCRETAFVFAITSAGVTHAVARSCSEGAIESCTCDYRRRGPGGPDWHWGGCSDNVDFGRMFSREFVDSSERGRDLRYLTNLHNNEAGRMTVASEMRQECKCHGMSGSCTVRTCWMRLPSFRTVGDFLKDRFDGASRVVYANKGSNRASNRADPQHLEPENPAHKPPSAMDLVYFEKSPNFCSYNGKTGTLGTSGRTCNSSSPGLDGCELLCCGRGFKTRTESVTERCHCTFHWCCHVSCLNCTSTRTLHQCL, via the exons ATGCGGAGTCTCGCGCTGCTGCTCGGGGTGAAAGCCGCCTGCATCCTGCTGGTGTCCTCGCTCTCGGGCACGGGGGCCGTCAACAACAGCGGCCGGTGGTG GGGCATCGTCAatgtggcctcctcctccaacctcctcACCAACTCTAAGAACGTGCAGCTGGTCCTGGACCCGAGCCTGGCCCTGCTGAGTCGACGCCAGCGCCGGCTGATCCGGCAGAACCCCGGCATCCTGCACGCCATCGCCGCGGGGCTGCACACGGCCATAAAGGAGTGCAAGTGGCAGTTTCGCAACCGCCGCTGGAACTGCCCGACCACCCACAGTCCGGCCGTCTTTGGCAAAATCGTCAATCGTG GTTGCCGGGAGACAGCGTTTGTATTTGCCATCACCAGCGCCGGCGTGACCCACGCCGTGGCCCGCTCCTGCTCAGAGGGGGCCATCGAGTCGTGCACATGCGATTACCGCCGCCGAGGGCCCGGCGGGCCGGACTGGCACTGGGGCGGCTGCAGCGACAACGTGGACTTTGGCCGAATGTTTAGCCGAGAGTTCGTGGACTCCAGCGAGAGGGGCAGGGACCTGCGCTACCTCACCAACCTGCACAACAACGAAGCCGGCAGAATG ACGGTGGCGTCAGAGATGCGGCAGGAGTGTAAATGCCACGGCATGTCCGGCTCGTGCACTGTGCGCACGTGTTGGATGCGACTGCCCAGCTTTCGCACAGTGGGGGACTTCCTGAAGGACCGCTTCGATGGTGCATCCCGGGTTGTGTATGCCAACAAGGGAAGCAACCGCGCCTCCAACCGAGCAGATCCCCAGCACCTGGAGCCCGAAAACCCGGCTCACAAACCCCCCTCCGCCATGGACCTGGTCTACTTCGAGAAATCTCCAAACTTCTGCTCCTACAATGGAAAAACCGGCACTTTGGGAACTTCTGGGAGAACGTGCAACAGCTCCTCTCCGGGCCTGGATGGATGTGAACTGCTGTGCTGTGGACGTGGGTTTAAGACCCGGACCGAGAGCGTGACCGAACGCTGTCACTGCACCTTCCACTGGTGCTGTCACGTCAGCTGCTTGAACTGCACCAGTACACGGACCCTACACCAGTGTCTATGA
- the ikzf4 gene encoding zinc finger protein Eos isoform X1, with protein MGPEVAWDSQVKKNPGDAVVAWENKQLSTRLKRRRLIGCQASGHIMNADDCNGRSNAQGNGGQSSAEQEFYGAVQGPAVRSPNSQHSSPNRSLSANSIKVELCSDAESPGGPPAENPEPEKDSGRRDDGGDPVQEGGAEFCGAERDRAGLYNEVGGAKASPSGPIRLPNGKLQCEVCGMICIGPNVLMVHKRSHTGERPFQCNQCGASFTQKGNLLRHIKLHSGEKPFKCSICNYACRRRDALAGHLRTHAVSSPTVGKPFKCSYCSRSYKQQSTLDEHLERCHSYLKSLDHQSAVSTQTAKGVESMTMESRAKPVLQPSSDKIQFVDRMAISTKRKRSTPQKFLGEKHMHLDLPEAPYELSSGSEKDGDIMGPQAAGDSAPAASHLLGVRGKGDNHGSPTLSHLHPVYLSELRTFMGSVNSNATPQGPRGLAGGALAAASLGLAAREAGEDPPSASPNGCPDSTDTESTAEEQSTRASAPTSTSNNHHLHYQTPALTRSRPTCSPSQAKDTDPEWERGCPARPARGKGSLPPREAVQVLDRDGRPVSSFHCRHCHILFLDHVMFTIHMGCHGFRQPFECNICGHRSQDRYEFSSHISRGEHQVG; from the exons ATGGGCCCGGAAGTTGCTTGGGATTcccaggtaaaaaaaaatcccgGAGATGCTGTCGTCGcctgggaaaacaaacagctttcGACGCGGCTAAAGAGGAGAAGGCTGATCGGCTGCCAG GCATCTGGTCACATAATGAATGCTGATGACTGCAATGGCCGCTCAAATGCACAAG GGAACGGAGGACAGTCatcagcagagcaggagttTTACGGTGCGGTGCAGGGCCCTGCAGTGAGATCCCCAAACAGTCAGCACTCGTCACCAAACCGCTCGCTTAGTG CAAACTCCATCAAGGTCGAGCTGTGCAGCGACGCGGAGTCGCCGGGCGGTCCACCGGCGGAGAACCCGGAGCCTGAGAAGGACAGCGGCAGGAGGGATGACGGGGGGGACCCCGTGCAGGAGGGGGGCGCGGAGTTCTGCGGCGCCGAGCGGGACCGAGCGGGCCTCTACAACGAGGTGGGCGGCGCCAAAGCGTCCCCGTCCGGACCCATCCGCCTGCCCAACGGGAAGCTGCAGTGCGAGGTCTGTGGGATGATCTGCATCGGGCCCAACGTGCTGATGGTGCACAAGCGCAGCCACACAG GCGAGAGGCCGTTCCAGTGCAACCAGTGCGGGGCCTCCTTCACCcagaaaggaaacctgctgCGCCACATCAAGCTGCATTCGGGAGAAAAGCCCTTCAAATGCTCCATTTGCAACTATGCCTGTCGGCGGAGAGACGCCTTGGCCGGACACCTCCGCACGCACGCAg TCTCTTCTCCGACGGTGGGGAAACCTTTCAAGTGCAGCTACTGTAGTCGCAGCtacaaacagcagagcacacTGGACGAACATCTGGAGCGTTGCCATAGTTATCTGAAGAGCTTGGACCACCAGTCAGCCGTCAGCACGCAGACAGCGAAAG GTGTGGAGTCAATGACCATGGAGTCACGTGCAAAACCTGTGCTGCAGCCGTCCAGTGACAAAATCCAGTTTGTGGACAGAATGGCTATTAGCACCAAACGCAAGAGGTCAACCCCACAGAAATTTCTGG GTGAGAAGCACATGCACCTTGACCTGCCCGAGGCCCCGTACGAATTGTCGTCTGGCTCTGAAAAAGACGGCGACATCATGGGCCCTCAGGCCGCCGGGGACTCGGCGCCGGCCGCCTCCCAcctcctgggggtccggggCAAAGGCGACAACCACGGGTCGCCCACCCTGTCTCACCTCCATCCCGTCTACCTGTCAGAGCTCCGCACATTTATGGGCTCTGTCAACAGCAACGCCACCCCTCAGGGCCCCCGAGGCCTCGCCGGAGGCGCGCTGGCGGCGGCCTCGCTCGGCCTGGCGGCGCGGGAGGCGGGCGAGGACCCGCCCTCGGCCTCCCCCAACGGCTGCCCCgactccacagacacagagagcacAGCCGAGGAGCAGAGCACAAGGGCTAGCGCCCCCACAAGTACCTccaacaaccaccacctccactaCCAAACCCCAGCACTGACCCGCAGCCGCCCCACCTGCAGCCCCAGCCAGGCCAAAGACACGGACCCGGAGTGGGAGCGCGGCTGCCCGGCGCGGCCCGCCCGAGGGAAGGGCTCCCTCCCCCCCAGGGAGGCGGTCCAGGTGCTGGACCGGGACGGGAGGCCCGTCAGCTCCTTCCACTGCCGCCACTGCCACATCCTCTTCCTGGACCACGTCATGTTCACCATCCACATGGGCTGCCACGGCTTCCGCCAGCCCTTCGAGTGCAACATCTGCGGCCACCGCAGCCAGGACCGCTACGAGTTCTCGTCCCACATCAGCCGCGGCGAGCACCAGGTGGgctga
- the arf3a gene encoding ADP-ribosylation factor 3a, translating to MGNIFGNLLKSLIGKKEMRILMVGLDAAGKTTILYKLKLGEIVTTIPTIGFNVETVEYKNISFTVWDVGGQDKIRPLWRHYFQNTQGLIFVVDSNDRERVNEAREELMRMLAEDELRDAVLLVFANKQDLPNAMNAAEITDKLGLHSLRHRNWYIQATCATSGDGLYEGLDWLANQLKNKK from the exons ATGGGAAACATCTTTGGGAACCTGCTGAAGAGCCTAATTGGCAAGAAGGAAATGAGGATTCTCATGGTGGGGCTGGATGCTGCTGGGAAAACCACCATCCTCTACAAACTGAAGCTGGGGGAGATCGTCACCACCATACCCACCATTG GCTTCAACGTGGAGACAGTGGAGTACAAAAACATCAGCTTCACCGTGTGGGATGTCGGTGGCCAGGACAAGATCCGTCCCCTGTGGAGACACTACTTCCAGAACACGCAGG GTTTGATTTTTGTGGTGGACAGTAACGACCGTGAGCGGGTAAACGAAGCGCGGGAGGAGCTGATGAGGATGCTCGCTGAGGATGAGCTACGGGATGCTGTTCTCCTCGTCTTTGCCAACAAACAG GACCTGCCCAATGCTATGAACGCCGCCGAGATCACAGACAAGCTGGGCCTGCACTCCTTACGCCACCGCAACTGGTACATCCAGGCCACGTGCGCCACCAGCGGGGACGGCCTCTACGAGGGCCTGGACTGGCTGGCCAATCAGCTGAAGAACAAAAAGTGA
- the ikzf4 gene encoding zinc finger protein Eos isoform X2, giving the protein MNADDCNGRSNAQGNGGQSSAEQEFYGAVQGPAVRSPNSQHSSPNRSLSANSIKVELCSDAESPGGPPAENPEPEKDSGRRDDGGDPVQEGGAEFCGAERDRAGLYNEVGGAKASPSGPIRLPNGKLQCEVCGMICIGPNVLMVHKRSHTGERPFQCNQCGASFTQKGNLLRHIKLHSGEKPFKCSICNYACRRRDALAGHLRTHAVSSPTVGKPFKCSYCSRSYKQQSTLDEHLERCHSYLKSLDHQSAVSTQTAKGVESMTMESRAKPVLQPSSDKIQFVDRMAISTKRKRSTPQKFLGEKHMHLDLPEAPYELSSGSEKDGDIMGPQAAGDSAPAASHLLGVRGKGDNHGSPTLSHLHPVYLSELRTFMGSVNSNATPQGPRGLAGGALAAASLGLAAREAGEDPPSASPNGCPDSTDTESTAEEQSTRASAPTSTSNNHHLHYQTPALTRSRPTCSPSQAKDTDPEWERGCPARPARGKGSLPPREAVQVLDRDGRPVSSFHCRHCHILFLDHVMFTIHMGCHGFRQPFECNICGHRSQDRYEFSSHISRGEHQVG; this is encoded by the exons ATGAATGCTGATGACTGCAATGGCCGCTCAAATGCACAAG GGAACGGAGGACAGTCatcagcagagcaggagttTTACGGTGCGGTGCAGGGCCCTGCAGTGAGATCCCCAAACAGTCAGCACTCGTCACCAAACCGCTCGCTTAGTG CAAACTCCATCAAGGTCGAGCTGTGCAGCGACGCGGAGTCGCCGGGCGGTCCACCGGCGGAGAACCCGGAGCCTGAGAAGGACAGCGGCAGGAGGGATGACGGGGGGGACCCCGTGCAGGAGGGGGGCGCGGAGTTCTGCGGCGCCGAGCGGGACCGAGCGGGCCTCTACAACGAGGTGGGCGGCGCCAAAGCGTCCCCGTCCGGACCCATCCGCCTGCCCAACGGGAAGCTGCAGTGCGAGGTCTGTGGGATGATCTGCATCGGGCCCAACGTGCTGATGGTGCACAAGCGCAGCCACACAG GCGAGAGGCCGTTCCAGTGCAACCAGTGCGGGGCCTCCTTCACCcagaaaggaaacctgctgCGCCACATCAAGCTGCATTCGGGAGAAAAGCCCTTCAAATGCTCCATTTGCAACTATGCCTGTCGGCGGAGAGACGCCTTGGCCGGACACCTCCGCACGCACGCAg TCTCTTCTCCGACGGTGGGGAAACCTTTCAAGTGCAGCTACTGTAGTCGCAGCtacaaacagcagagcacacTGGACGAACATCTGGAGCGTTGCCATAGTTATCTGAAGAGCTTGGACCACCAGTCAGCCGTCAGCACGCAGACAGCGAAAG GTGTGGAGTCAATGACCATGGAGTCACGTGCAAAACCTGTGCTGCAGCCGTCCAGTGACAAAATCCAGTTTGTGGACAGAATGGCTATTAGCACCAAACGCAAGAGGTCAACCCCACAGAAATTTCTGG GTGAGAAGCACATGCACCTTGACCTGCCCGAGGCCCCGTACGAATTGTCGTCTGGCTCTGAAAAAGACGGCGACATCATGGGCCCTCAGGCCGCCGGGGACTCGGCGCCGGCCGCCTCCCAcctcctgggggtccggggCAAAGGCGACAACCACGGGTCGCCCACCCTGTCTCACCTCCATCCCGTCTACCTGTCAGAGCTCCGCACATTTATGGGCTCTGTCAACAGCAACGCCACCCCTCAGGGCCCCCGAGGCCTCGCCGGAGGCGCGCTGGCGGCGGCCTCGCTCGGCCTGGCGGCGCGGGAGGCGGGCGAGGACCCGCCCTCGGCCTCCCCCAACGGCTGCCCCgactccacagacacagagagcacAGCCGAGGAGCAGAGCACAAGGGCTAGCGCCCCCACAAGTACCTccaacaaccaccacctccactaCCAAACCCCAGCACTGACCCGCAGCCGCCCCACCTGCAGCCCCAGCCAGGCCAAAGACACGGACCCGGAGTGGGAGCGCGGCTGCCCGGCGCGGCCCGCCCGAGGGAAGGGCTCCCTCCCCCCCAGGGAGGCGGTCCAGGTGCTGGACCGGGACGGGAGGCCCGTCAGCTCCTTCCACTGCCGCCACTGCCACATCCTCTTCCTGGACCACGTCATGTTCACCATCCACATGGGCTGCCACGGCTTCCGCCAGCCCTTCGAGTGCAACATCTGCGGCCACCGCAGCCAGGACCGCTACGAGTTCTCGTCCCACATCAGCCGCGGCGAGCACCAGGTGGgctga
- the wnt10b gene encoding protein Wnt-10b: protein MELSNKLRWDQFLILAAALMSPALTVLCNDILSLKVAGDPVLTPNSVCLRLAGLSKRQMRMCVRSPDVTASALQGIQVAIHECQHQFRDQRWNCSSLEGLGRQPHHSTILNRGFRESAFSLALLAAGVAHSVASACSMGKLRGCGCEAKRRQDDDKIRLKLTQLQLQTLQKGGLGVGMTRALPSELGGRHGDLPANLHSSYPPTLLKPLPDELSSMQETWEWGGCSHDVRFGDRFSRDWLDSRGSPRDIHARMRMHNNRVGRQIVTDNMKRKCKCHGTSGSCQFKTCWHVSPEFRLVGSRLKEKFLSAIFVNSQNKNNGVFNSRAGGGGRRRSMSRELVYFEKSPDFCERDASVDSPGTQGRLCNKTSYSTDGCGSLCCGRGHNILRQTRSERCNCRFHWCCYVMCEECRLTEWVNVCK, encoded by the exons ATGGAGCTATCAAACAAACTCCGTTGGGACCAATTCCTGATTTTGGCAGCAGCACTTATGTCACCTGCATTAAC GGTGCTGTGCAATGACATCCTCAGCCTGAAGGTGGCAGGAGATCCAGTGCTAACCCCAAACTCGGTGTGCCTGAGGTTGGCAGGTCTCAGCAAGCGCCAGATGCGGATGTGTGTGCGGAGCCCCGATGTCACGGCCTCGGCTCTGCAGGGCATCCAGGTGGCCATCCACGAGTGCCAGCACCAGTTCCGAGACCAGCGCTGGAACTGCTCCTCGTTGGAGGGCCTTGGCAGGCAGCCCCACCATAGCACCATCCTTAACAGGG GGTTTCGTGAGAGCGCCTTCTCCCTGGCCCTGCTGGCAGCGGGTGTGGCTCACTCTGTGGCCTCCGCCTGCAGCATGGGCAAGCTGCGGGGTTGCGGCTGCGAGGCCAAGCGTCGCCAGGACGATGACAAGATCCGGCTGAAGCtcacgcagctgcagctgcagacctTGCAGAAGGGTGGGCTCGGCGTCGGCATGACGCGGGCCCTGCCCTCGGAGCTGGGCGGTCGCCATGGCGACCTGCCTGCTAACCTGCACTCCAGCTACCCGCCCACCCTGCTCAAGCCTTTACCGGACGAGCTGAGCTCCATGCAGGAGACCTGGGAGTGGGGGGGCTGCAGTCACGACGTGCGATTCGGGGACCGCTTCTCCAGGGACTGGCTCGACTCCCGTGGGTCCCCGAGAGACATACACGCACGCATGAGGATGCACAACAACCGAGTGGGGCGCCAG ATAGTCACTGACAACATGAAGAGGAAGTGCAAATGCCACGGCACATCAGGGAGCTGTCAGTTCAAGACCTGCTGGCACGTGTCCCCCGAGTTCAGGCTCGTGGGCTCCCGGCTCAAAGAaaagttcctgtcggccatctTTGTCAACTCCCAGAACAAGAACAACGGCGTGTTCAACTCCAGAGCGGGGGGCGGCGGCCGCCGGCGCAGCATGTCCCGGGAGCTGGTGTACTTCGAGAAGTCGCCGGACTTCTGCGAGCGCGACGCCTCGGTGGACTCGCCGGGCACGCAGGGACGCCTCTGCAACAAGACCAGCTACAGCACGGACGGCTGCGGCTCGCTGTGCTGCGGCCGCGGACACAACATCCTCAGACAGACGCGCAGCGAGCGCTGCAATTGTCGCTTCCACTGGTGCTGCTATGTGATGTGCGAGGAGTGTCGCCTCACGGAGTGGGTCAACGTGTGCAAGTAG